The Etheostoma cragini isolate CJK2018 chromosome 10, CSU_Ecrag_1.0, whole genome shotgun sequence nucleotide sequence ATCTGCTGCTGACCTTTTGATGTTTCCAGCTGACTAGCTTGCTTTTCAACAATAATCTTGTTAAATATGCACTTGCTGGCTACTGTACAAACAGTGTGTTATGTCTCTCATGGGTAACGCTGGCTTGAGAATGTTAAGCACCCCAAATCTAAGAAAGAGCAGGACAGCAGTGCTTAAACTCTGATAGCATCCAGAACCAGCTCCCACACTGTGGGGAAATACAACCCAGTCCATGTGCTAGTCGTGAATGgggattttctttcttcattttttaccTGTAACCCCCCaaaatttttttaatgtagttaGTTATTGATGCGCTCCTTTgaagtttatttgtttatttcaaaggatccccattagctgacgccAAGACGACAGctaatcttcctggggtccaaacaaTACNNNNNNNNNNNNNNNNNNNNNNNNNNNNNNNNNNNNNNNNNNNNNNNNNNNNNNNNNNNNNNNNNNNNNNNNNNNNNNNNNNNNNNNNNNNNNNNNNNNNTAGTCTATGCTTGACCTCCAACCAAGCAAGACGTTCATGCAACTCTGCAACCCTAGTTCTCGAAGAACAACCAAGAACAAGTCTTGCAGCCTTATTTTGGGCAACTTGTAATTTTGTTAACTGACTGCTTGATGCCGCAGACCATATAACAGAACAATAATCCAAATGACACAAAACCAATGAACAAACAACACGCCTAAACAGCTGTAATTTGGAGAAGTAATGATCGGTTGCTAATGTATCTGGTGAGCTAGTCAATGTCAATGTTTGCAGTGTACATCAGCGCAGATAAACTTACTTTTAATCCACTCCTTGtactttttttgctgtgtttttggttcttgaaagacaaaaaagacaccACCTTTTGAACTCTTTAAGTGCCAAGgatctcacagacacacacacacacacacacacacacacacaaacacacacacacacacacacagacagaaagatgatTGGCCTCAAAAACAGAGAGATTTTGAGCCAGCTTTGGTATTTCAGGTCTagaatttacaatttacaagcAGAGGATAGAAAACAGCTGTGCCTGACCTGTGTGATTACATTGTCAGGTCACTGAACTCAACTCTTAATTTCAAACAGTTGCTATGAGTATTTAACTATAAAAGGCTTTTCTATTACGCAAGAAAGGTCTACCTGGAAACCTCAGTCAGTCAAACGATCCTCTCACGTCATGATTGCTTCATTTTAGCCATGCCTTCTTTTTGGCTACATGAGTGAAACTAGCTTACCCAGACATAATGAAAGACTTAAGTCAGTTCTTTGCCTATGCCAAACATGTAGAATagtacaaaaaatgttaaaactacGAATGACAAGAACAGTGTAAAACAGGTCAGAATAGAGTGCATATTTAAATCTGTTCAGGCTGATGATATTTTTTCGCTTTTGGTTGGAAACAAGTGTCATTTTGCTAGAGTTTCTTGAAACCCTACAATGGTGGTGCTGAGTTCAAAGTTAGCCCAAATCAAAACGGgcaaaataatgataaaaagacACAAGCTAAAAATTACAGGAATTTTCCTTTGAATAATGATTCACACACAGCAACCTTTACCGAACCCATAATCCAGCTACCTAGACTGTCTTAGACTGGagattttaaatctttttgtttttagattatgaGACTTATTTAGAGGACAGTTTCTGTTATCTTCTGTGTTTAGGTTTTTCTGTGCTGGTCACTTTCTGAGTGAAATCTAAAAAGTTTTAGGAACTTgagggaaaaagagagtgaAGGAGTATTGATTTGAAGCTGAGCACATATGGGACACAAAGGTGCTAAGAGCCTTCAGAGTGCATGTAGAATCACTCTTTTATCGTCTCTCACACAAAGATGCACACAGTCTTGCGGGGATGCCCATAACCTGGTAAGTGCaccaaacgcacacacacacacacacacagacacacagacacacacagacacacacacacgcatacacactcCCAATGTAGGAGGcaggttacacacacacgcagatggATGAGAATGGGCCTTATTAAATAAGTGGAGGTCCTACATGGTGAAATGGAGCAGTGAGGAGTTATATGCACTGCCTCCTTTGCAGTGTTGGTGGACCGCCAGCATCACCATAAGCAGTCAGTCAATAGGCTGACTCAACAGTGTGTGAAATTAAGAGGGAAATAGAAGTAGACAGACATTAAGCCTCTCTCCCACTTCCCCTTCACCCTCTCAGACGCCAGACAGCGGCTAATGCACCCCCTGGAGCCCCCACACCCTGCTATCACACACCAACAGCACCACAGCTCCGCTTCTTGTCATCTgctcttcaaaaaaaaaaaaaaagccacattgACCTCCTATGACAGCAACAACGTAAATACAACATTGAGTTTTTTTAGACGTCTGTTTATGAAAGTTACAGGTTtcatttaacctgcagagatggAAATGTGAATATCTTTTACATGCAGCCACATGGCAATCTGCTTTTTGCAAgttaaagttttgtttgtgtggatttttttctctctaaataTGAAAATCGTGAAGTCAAACAATTGCAGTGTGTGCCGTTGAATTTTATGACACAAAATAGCTGAGAAATATCAAAGCAATAGAGTGAATTATATTAGGATTGAAATCAACATGGCTGAAATGCCATATCCAATTAAAGCAGACATCTATTGTCAGATGTCTACTGGGAAGATGTTTAGAATATCTTTTTCCCAGCTCCTTGAAATGTAAATGCAGGTCTTGTTTTGGAGTTAGAAACAAAATCCTTTCTGCTGAAAGCCTAATTTTGTCAAAGGAGGGAGGAGTCACATTTCCATACCAAATGTAGGGTGAGAATGAAACAACTATTAAGGAAATTCTGAACAGGAGTCTAATGATAAAAAGGCAGTTGCCAAGGTAATATGCAAAACAGTCTCTTTGACTCTGAGTTGAACTAGGAGAACCACCTTTAAAATGGAGGCTGGAGATTTAAAACCGAATCCTGCTGACTGGAAATTTGGAAAAACCTTTGCTATGTCTCTTTGCTTGATAGTAATAATCAtccaataaacaaaaagaagaataatTTTGTTATATAGCTCTCAGTTTGACAGACTGACATCAAGCTACCAAGCTAATTTCAAATAACTAGTGgcgaaaaaaaactaaatacatttactctaGTAGTTTAAGTGCAATTTTGAGATACTTCTACTTTACTTGAGTGTTTTCCATTTTACACTTCTTTACTACATTTTAGAAGGTACTGTTTCAACTACATTCGTCCAACAACTAAAGTTAGTTAATTTTCAGACTAGGATTTTATGAACAGTTCACAgtataaaacatgatgtattaaaataaagtagTTACAGGTCAGTTATACCATTAAAATGCTTTTCACACATTTATGCATCAGTAGGGGATGATGATATGAATACAATTTTCTTTCATTACAATTTCATATCATATATTTGTAGATATCGCAATGAAGTAAACTCTTTCAACTAagttaaaactgaaaaacagtACACAGATAAATAACCTGTTATAAACCAAATCAGTTTTTGGTGTGGTTGATCtggtgaaataaataaaagtgcacGTCATAAAcgatgcaaaaaaagaaattagaattAAATTGGAAATTTAGTTTTACCACAAAGTCCTGCCTAATAATTTGGAGCCTTGCTTGCAGTTTAATGGATATTAAATGTAGAGATACTTCATATATTGCCCAACCATTTCCACCAGTAACAATACTCCAAtaatacaacataataaaacacattctgttgcataatgagtacttttacttttacatgtaGAAGCAGGCCACTTGTTCAGGCCAAACTTCTTCCATTGCAAATTATATTAtcaatgacatactgtatatgtttaacTTTAAGTCCAAGGGGACTCAAAAAACCACTAGAGGGAGCAACGATAAACAAATGCAAAGTATTGAAGTTGTGCTGTCAGAGTTAATATCTTCCTTTATCTGCAGTTTACAGCTTCAACACAGGACTAATGCTTTATTGTGCgcttattactttattttttggttaaaaaaaatggttcacCAACTGAGCTATACGGGTGCCCGTTCTTATTCTTTTAGTAATTGAAATGATCATAATGGTATTTAGCAAATAGTTGATAAGTAGTTATTAGATCAGATATTTCTACACTTAGGACagttttttatacttttcatttctttgacCTCTCCTGTTGCATTCTGTCCTCTCACAGAAAGTGTCCGACTGAACGTCAATTCAAGTGGACAACGGAAGACAATGTCTATAGAGCTTATCCAGATGGATATTGACCAAACAGGGGAAAAAGCTGATGGAATTTCATTGACCTCTGGCAAACTGCACCGTGTTACACTGCCAGATCAATGTCcgctctccctcttttctccagTCACCTCTCTAGGGGACTTTATATTGCTCAAACTTGTTCTTGTTGGGGAAGGGAGAGGCAGGGGAGCACCTGAAAACGTTGACAGATGTGTGAGAAAGTGTTCTGTAAGGCTCCTCACGATTGTTGGTAAGTGTGTTTGATCTGCGAGATTGAAGGACGGCGAGCCAAGGTTTCAGCTGCTGTTGTAGGCCAATATTCCTGTTCTGACTTCAGAGGGAATGTAGTAAATAGAGAGATTCTGTGATGTGGAAGATCCTACACAGATGCTGCATGTGCTTCTCGCGATCTGAGGAGCAAGCGTGCTGGGTCAAAATCCCTGACTTCCAACAGGCACAACAAAGATATTGTCTGCTGGGGTAAGAAATCTGTCAGGTCTGAAGCTAAGAGCAACAGAGGCGTTTGATGAATCAGACATTAGTTTGATCAATAAATTCTTATGATCATAGTCTCATGTTCAGTAtattcttatttaatttgaatagtCATGTTCTTATTTTCTAATTACAGTGTCACCCACATCTGGATCATCTAGTAAAATAAAACTTACCAActaaaacaaatgctttttttgctaTAAAGAACTCTAAACTGTATAAAAACGGTTTAAAAGGTTTCTTCAAGagtgtcaaacaaacaaagtttagaaagaaaaacaagatacaAATGAATTGATGGCAGTGACTTCTGAGCTATTCACAAAACAAAAGGGAACACAAATTGCTCCACAGAATAAGAAGAGACTTTAAGTGATCATGTTTCAATTAGTGAAAAGATTGTATTATCATTCTTCCGGTGAGAAGCAACATGTCAGCCGTGCAGGTCATTGGATTTCAAGACTCGTGGGTGAAGGAATTTGGTGAATCGTGAAACAGCCAATTGATTTTCCTCTCTTTATTTGCAGAACTTGGCATACGGCAGAAGGAAATTTCCTCACCCTGGGCACACTGATTGAATGTAATTTTGTCTTTACGCAGGAAGCACACTTACCAcctgttttctattttcttgGGTTGACATTTGGGGATATAAGATACGTATGTGAAATGCTCTAGACAAGAAAAATAGTGTAGTAAACAGTATGGTTTGACTTGGAGGAGTCCTGTGATAAGTGGTACTGGAGTGTTATGATgagattaaaaagagaaatatttgaAGTGTGCTGAACGTCAAATCAAATCAGTCATTTGTAAagcaacatttctttaatgCATTCAACATCATTTCTATAATCCTCTGAAATTCAGGCTCAACATGCAGGGGCATATTCATAAACTGGCTTGGTCATAATAAGCTGTACATTCTTAATGATTACTTTGAGGTACATATtgttattaatgtattattaattattaaatatttaaatgtattgatcCAGTATTCACATTGGAAACACCAGGGAGGAGCTGTGCATCCCCGGCCAGCCCTCTGGTCCCTCCTCTGTCAACATGCCCAGAGTTTAATTAGATTATCATTTATATGTGTTTTGCTTTCCAGTGACCTGGAACAGGAGTGTGTTCAGCAGTATGACACCACTACCATGGGACGAACCAACACATGGTTCAATATGAGCAGCTCTACTCGTTTtgatcaaaacaacacacacacaaacacacacccacccacacacaaattCAGTTATGTTGTAATGTGATGCTTGAGTGATCTCGCATTGCATATTTAGCTTTGATTTGAACCATATGCAGTACGAACACAGAGAACATGTTTTCTTACAAGAAGAGTAACACTGCAATAAGCGTCCAAAAAAGCTCAGCGGTGACGTCAAATGGGACTAtttgaatatgaatatatatatataggttgtatatatatatatatgggtatacatatatatacatagtcCAAGTAAAAGAACCCATGTAGAGCTATTGTAGGGTTTCACTCTTTGGGGATTGTCTGGCCTGGAGCCTGAAAATCCTGCTCTCTATCAAAATCCATATGATTCAGTGCTGccaatggaaacacacacatgcataatcCCACACATACATGTGCTTGCACGGACACCTTCAGATTCTAACGTGTGCGCGCACTCAAGCATGCAAATTCATATgagcacagaaaaacacaaggcaAGTCCTCACACACTTGCTCACAGAGGGAGTGAGGATATCTGTGGGCCCAGTCATGCTTCACCCATGCAGAGGTGTGTGTTAGCAGAGGGAGTTATCATTGGCCATGGAGGCTCATTCCTCTGTCAGGGGAGACCGTGCCAGGAAACAACTGATAACAGAGCACAGCAACGACTGGCTcgcacagcagcagcacatgtAGAACCGGGCCGAGATGAAGGAATGATGGCAAATATGTGCACATGTATCATAAATTACAGCTCGGGCCGTCCCTCCTTTAGCCTTTACACTAATGACATTTGTTTATGTTCCATTAGCTCTGAAAGGGTAAACAGGATTGAGGAAGTAGCTCACTCTGAGGTAAAACCGCATTTTCTGATTTAATGTCTTAAATATTATTTGTTGTAATGTCAagctgcaaaatgaaaatgccCAGATATAATTAGCATGGAGGGAAATTGATGATTTGTGTGATTGCCCGAGAGAGAATCATAACTTTGAGTCATATGCTgtggtatttatttaattgatttaatgttTTCACTGTAATGCCATACTGCCATAATCGCTTTCTGTGTGTGCAAGGGAAATGGGAAAGGTTTTAAAATCCTTCACACTTCTTGACAGCTGAAGGACCAAGAATTTTCGAAGGGTTGagagttttctttatttaacgGAAATGCTCATGAGGTTGAAGGTATAATGtgtaacattttcacattaaaatggCTAAAAACAAACTATGTTGTGGCATCATATTCCCTTTGTACATGTGTCAACGTTGTCATGTCTATTTTCCTATCATCCTATATTCTTGATATAGGAAAAGAAAGATTGGGGCGCCTGGGTGGATCACCTGGTAGCGCCCACATTAagaggccctttgctgcatgttattccctctctctttttcttttcatgtcttcagctgtcctgtataAATAactgcccaaaaaataatctttaaaaaaagaaagaaatattgaaATTGCTATTTTTGCTGCTCAAATTGCACTTAAGGGAGATGGACTTTGCAAATGCagtttgaatgttaaaaatgtgttcagcCACTGTAGAGATTGCAATgtttaagttaaaaacaatgtcttTCTACAAATTTAAGAGTGTAGCAAAATTAAGAGTCACCAGCTAGAAATGAGAACTTTATATTATCTAGCTCTGTCTGAAATGAAGAACCCCtaattgaaaaaatatgaatgaattcAAGTGGTACAATTGACAGCCGGTAGCAACAGTGACTACGTTTTTTGAAAACTACGTGAACTTCCACACGGCTCAATGAACAAAGCATTAACATAAACCCTGTGGGGAAACAATTACCTTGGATGAAGGTTCAAATACCTTTCAAACATGTAAATGAGATTGTGCTAGCCTGTcctccattatttttttatgttgaaatgGTAATGAATGGACAACTGTTATTATTAGACACACCTTCAGTCAGTGTCCAAAGCCTTTAGATGTTCTCTGAAACATATCtccaaataaaggcaaaaaggACTAAATCTGCTCACAATCACATGTTATTCAAACAAGTCCAATTGACAGAAACCAGCACTTTGATTAATTGATTCTTTGATTCACTTTTTGTCTGGTTTCTGGGACCGGGAGGCATCAAAGCCAGGGCTGCAGATAACATGTACAGGTTTGTGAAAATCTTTTTAAACACCTGGTCTGCCCTGGTCTCAAGGTTGGCTGCTTCATAATGAAGCAGCGTTATCTCATCTTGGAATGAATGTTGATGCTCAATTAAAGCTTACTGCAAATTCAGTACAATGGTGATCTATTGTTTTCAAGGTTTTGCTTTTATAACAGTGGGTGATATCTGGAGTGGTATTCAGTGCACTGTGAGCAGTCAGACCATGCCAGACTTCACTGAAAACCTGTAAGGAAACTGAGGATTTTcgttcattctttttctttctttttttaacttaaaacgtgtataaaataaaaaaggaaagaaaataattttactCTTTTGTcgtagaaaaaatgtattagtgtAAAGTCACTTAAATTACataaactgtaaagatgaaaagttatttttctgtattggtgtttgacgCTAGTGTTGttactctcagtgtgttctgaatgactgtgtgtgagGATGAGGACTGTTCatagtgtttggctgcactgagcTTGTTTTGAGACatgttaagagttgtgttgcttggaatgagtttcGCAGCGGATGGGAACTGtttcaggtgactgttggtagtgcagatTGTTtaagttagagttttgcacatgtggcttcagttgtgaCCAGTGTCatttagcaattgaaaaaactgtaaaaattcTCAGCACATTTTTTGCAGACCTTGAGGACTTTGGAAACACCTTTAGAACAAGACTAACTCTGGgagttatacagtatatcttgaGGAAATTCAGAAACTTAGCTCTGTGAGTCAAATGcaagggctgtgtgtgtgtgtgtgtgtgtgtgtgtgtgtgtgtgtgtgtgtgtgtgtgtgtgtgtgtgtgtgtgtgtgtgtgtgtgtgtgtgcaatctcatttctgtgtttgtatgcaaaaaaagagagagcgtGGGTGTATGTGTTATTTCTGCCGGGCTTCACACATTGAGTGGACAAACAATCTATTCCAATTAAAGCAAGCTGCCGCCCTGGTGACCGTAGACGGGTCTATGCTCCATCGGATCACGTCACCCTTTGAAAAACAACCAGATTGGCTGATTGGGCTTTGAAGGGAAACTTCGCCCTTAAAGAACAATGAGTGTGGACTGGCAGTAGGGAGAGAGGTGGGGGTGGCAGGCTGGCTCCGAGTTAGTCCAGAAAAGTTCCACAGCAAAAAGTGTGACAACTGAGGTGGAGGTAAGGAGGGAGGAAAGCAACCGGGAGGAGGGCAAGGCCATTAATCCTGTTGTAGCCCTGGTTTGCTACTCTTACTGCATGTGGGACAGGGAGGCCAATTAATTACGTGGCTTAGATTAATTAGATGATGTTTAGGGAAATCTGTGCCTATAAAACTTTAGAGGGCTGCACAGCTGACTAGACTAATGGGGCGTTCATAAACTCCTAATAGATGCTTCTCTGATGTGGAGTAGTGTGTAAGTAGAGCACAGAATCAGACAGAAAATTTGAGACGGAAACAGGGAGAGCGGAGAGAGGATGTGTCTGTGCTGGAAGTAATTTCAGCTGAAAGGTTTTGGAaagcttcatcttcatcttcatctacCTGCACAAGCTTGAGCTAAAGTGTTATATTATAGAAGTATTTCTTCATCCCCCCACTTGTTCCTCAAGCTaaataatcaatgtttttaagtcGTGGTGACGAACCCACAGAGGATCACCACCCAACTTTTCAGATCCTCTTTTTAGCGTCTCTCAGCTTTcaacttgttttggtttcatGGCATTTAAATCTTTCTTGCTTCACAAATGTAGTTGTTTATACTTGTTTAAAACAGCTGGTACTCACTACCAGCCGCAGCAGGCAGCTACGTTAAacaaaaaagccccaaaaaactGTGTTCAGGTCCTTTACTTACCGTACTTTCTTACTTCTACAACACAATTTGACCTTTTTGGGCCTGTAACAGCAAATGAAAGTGTTTCAGAAGCTTAAAGGAGTCTCTTTGGTGGAACTAAAAACTTACAGACATGGCAAGGGGTCTTTACTACACATTGATTTTTGCTAGTAATATAATATGGAAGCAGAACATAGAAACCAAAATTGTACTCAAGAAAATGTGCTTAGTTTCTTTCAAGCACTAGCTCTAAAGCTTCATATTATTTCCACGTATGTTGTTTTCCCCCTCTTGTTCTTAAATAAGTGGTTTTGCGGTCTGTGGTGTTCAGATGAAAAACAGGTTTATCTGGAAATTGCACAAGTCCTGGTTCGACCCTGAgaaacatgacaacaacactgccTGCTGTGTTCTTGATTTGAAGAAGACTGAAAGCAATAGTAAAAGCAGAACATGCCAGTTGTGTGCCATCGCTGCACATGCCAAATGATCCAAGCAGCTGTCTGATAATCTTACAGCAAAGATCAGCCTCCACActcactttctttttcctctcctcccttgtTCCCTACGCCTGCGGCCAAACCTGTTCTGTTGATAGCCGTTGATAGACTGCTCAACACTatcactataaaaaaaaacatgttaactgCAGGCAGTTTAGGGAATAGTATTCCTGATCTCTGAGGGGGGAAAAGAAACAGAGGGATAGAAAGAAATATTGCTTTGGTCTTCATTTAAGGAGCAATGAGGTTAAGATCCTGTCTGCAGAGTCCCAGTAAGCCCTGAGTAAATCTAGGCCACATTCAAATATGAAACAGCTACTGTAGGTTTTTTGGAGCTTAATGTCTTTGAGACGGTGCTGCTGATGTTTTCAAAGTAGCAATAAGATTTGAGTAAATAATCCCTTGGCTCTCTAAAAAAACTAAGTAAGAAGATCTCCCCCTTGGGCATAAACAACTTCATCTTTTGATTTTTCATGGAGGGGATTGGGCTTGAATCTGAGTTTACCTACAGTCTCTGCCCACTCTCAATTCTCTTATACTAATTTATCATCCTAAAAGTTTCTCCTGCTACTGTGTAAAACAAACTGACAATTTAAGGCAACAGAACAACTATTTGTTACATAGAAACCACTGTATAACATTGTAGTCTACCAACTGACAGAAGTTGACCAAACAAGAACTCCAAGACAGTTGCATCATTGATGTATGTGCATCTCGCATACAGCACCAACTGTATGTTCAAATCAACCTGTCGATGAATGCACTCAGAAAACAGTGTGATCCAATAATCCACAGAGATAAGTACAGCCTAAACACAGACACCGGAGCGGACTTGAGTCATCCTCTTCGATTGTTAAGATCTGAAGACAAATTACAACAGCAGATAGATACatcatgaatgaataaaaaatagataaaccaaaaaggaagaaaacagcaTCAGacatgctaaaaataaaatatatctttattatGGTATTAATTCTTCCTGTTTTAGGGAAaaactgtatttacagtacattggGATGATCAACAAATATATGATGTGCGAGAAAATTAACATACATAACTCTTACATGAAGAAACATTTGAGTAACGGCTCATGCCTGAAAGTGACAACATCATAGCAGCAGGTAAAGGTCCTTTAGAGCTTTAAATGCAATTAGACGTTAATAAAGCCATATTATATGAAGCGAAACATGAAGGTATGACAATATTGAACTGCCTGGTACTTATCTTTATGTAACACATGAACTGGCACAGCCTAACTATCATTATAAGTTTTTGATCAGTCGAGCTAAACAGTAGTGAGTGTTTCACACACTACAAAAAGACAGTAAAACGCATATGTTTgtcaatgaaaagaaataagacatgCACTAAAAAAGCATGTCATGAACTTCAGTCTGCCCTGATATTGGGCTCGATCATACTCCTGTAAAAAATGTAGACTACTAGTACAAAAATAGATTTAGTTTAAATTTACATTAGCTTTGTCTCTTAATCTACAGTGTTAATGAGGAAAACAGATTATCCCCAAGCAACTCCACGCCAATCCACTGAGACTCAGACGTTCATTTCCAGTTGAATGGTCGGCCCACCAGCTCAAAGAACTTTTTGTTGGGTTCGTGAAAGAACTGGTAGAGTTTTTGCAGGATGGCAGGCGCCACATGAGGGTGAGCCCTGCCTTTTGAATCATGTAAACACCGTTCTCGCCCGTGGTCTCTTAAACAGTAGaaccctttagttttattaaagtaaaaatttgAAGCGTTTATCTGGGGTTCCAGCTTTAAGAATCGTTCCACCTTTTTCATCTCGAGGAAGGGGTCCCTGATCAACTCATCCCCGTCCACCATGTGAATGCTCTCCAGTGGGAAGTATTGCAGCCAGTTCTGCATGTGAACATAGTACAGGCTGCGATTGAGAGCCTTGTATCCCAGGTTGATCTCGCCGTCCTTCACCAGAACGGACTCGATGGGCTGGTAGCGCTTGTGCTTCTGGAGACGGTTGTAAAAGACCTGGGTGTAGTCCGACAGCACCCTCCCCGTGGGGTCTCTGAGGATGAGCAGCAGTTTGATGTCAGGGTTCATCTGATAAATGCGTTTGGGGACTTTGCTGGAGGTGAAGTAGGCCGGGGTCTTCTCAACCGTCAGCTGGTCGGGGAAGGCGTAGGGCATCTGACTGAGATACCAAGGCAAGCCCTTCTGAAAGTGACTCTCCCAGTCAAAGAAGTGCACCTCGTTCTGAGCCGCCGCCACTGCACTGTGCAGACTGAGCATCTCTATCAGAGCCCGCGTTCCACCCTTCCTCACGCCAATAATTATAATCTGAGGAAGCTGTTGGAGGGTCCCGTTTGGGTGGCTGGTGGTCTCGTCGTTGTCGGTGGGTGATGAAGTGGGAGGTGGCCCCTCGTGAGCCATGGGCCTGGAGGGGACAGGGGGAGACTGCATTGCAAAAAGCAGCAGCCCGAGGAGCACGGCTGCCATGAGGGAGGTCCTGACCCTGGAAGATTTCAGCCTGGCAAAAGCACCAAAACTGTATCCCACATTGAAAAAGC carries:
- the hs3st1 gene encoding heparan sulfate glucosamine 3-O-sulfotransferase 1; the protein is MAAVLLGLLLFAMQSPPVPSRPMAHEGPPPTSSPTDNDETTSHPNGTLQQLPQIIIIGVRKGGTRALIEMLSLHSAVAAAQNEVHFFDWESHFQKGLPWYLSQMPYAFPDQLTVEKTPAYFTSSKVPKRIYQMNPDIKLLLILRDPTGRVLSDYTQVFYNRLQKHKRYQPIESVLVKDGEINLGYKALNRSLYYVHMQNWLQYFPLESIHMVDGDELIRDPFLEMKKVERFLKLEPQINASNFYFNKTKGFYCLRDHGRERCLHDSKGRAHPHVAPAILQKLYQFFHEPNKKFFELVGRPFNWK